In Caldisphaera lagunensis DSM 15908, a single genomic region encodes these proteins:
- a CDS encoding glycosyltransferase gives MRLKLLVIDDTDLSSFDKGQQYRTYNTYFSLSKYLEINFLLQKLSNPSKLRWANFYVVNDFSRTNSLLYTDYISLFNLNLFNNIMKIIKNINPDLIILEHIYGINRPSLLASKFLGEKIIYNSHGEEIEVCKNSRCKSLIYPVEYSFYKLSDYIFSISYEDAIKACYYYNLPISKFKILPMGIRKIRCNKLNKDLIRNNENSKIIAVFHGNLDYEPNLIAFQKILNISKYFQDIKFIILGNSLKIKPFKSENVEYLGYVEDIDHYLCLSDFAIAPLVEGTGVKTKILDYISARLPIITTRKGIEGINVKDLGNYPIFVYDEVNKDFLTGIQYIMKNIETLKEKAIRANIKLPTWDDVPILMLKYIYEIINVKGE, from the coding sequence ATGAGATTAAAACTTTTAGTTATAGATGATACAGATTTATCAAGCTTTGACAAAGGGCAGCAATACAGAACTTATAATACCTATTTTTCTCTTTCTAAATATTTAGAAATAAATTTTCTATTACAAAAATTATCAAATCCTTCAAAATTAAGGTGGGCAAACTTTTATGTAGTAAATGATTTCTCAAGAACAAACAGTTTATTATATACGGACTACATATCTTTGTTTAATCTTAATTTATTTAATAATATAATGAAAATTATCAAAAATATAAATCCAGATCTAATAATACTTGAGCACATTTATGGTATAAACAGGCCATCATTACTTGCATCTAAGTTTTTGGGGGAAAAAATTATTTATAATAGTCATGGAGAAGAAATTGAGGTATGTAAAAATTCTAGATGCAAATCATTAATTTATCCCGTAGAATACAGTTTTTATAAGCTATCAGATTACATTTTTTCAATAAGCTATGAAGATGCTATAAAAGCTTGCTATTATTATAATTTGCCAATTTCAAAGTTTAAAATATTACCTATGGGTATAAGAAAAATAAGATGTAATAAACTTAACAAAGATTTAATAAGAAATAATGAGAATTCTAAAATTATTGCAGTATTTCATGGTAACCTTGATTATGAACCAAACCTTATTGCATTTCAAAAAATCTTAAATATTTCAAAATATTTTCAAGATATAAAATTTATAATATTGGGTAATTCGTTAAAAATTAAACCATTTAAAAGTGAAAACGTAGAATATTTAGGGTATGTAGAAGATATAGACCATTATCTTTGTTTATCGGATTTTGCAATTGCCCCCTTAGTGGAAGGAACTGGTGTAAAAACAAAGATTTTAGACTATATATCTGCTAGGTTGCCTATTATTACAACAAGGAAGGGGATTGAGGGAATAAACGTTAAAGATCTAGGTAATTATCCCATATTTGTATACGATGAAGTAAATAAAGACTTTTTAACTGGTATACAATACATTATGAAAAACATTGAAACTTTAAAAGAAAAAGCAATAAGGGCAAACATAAAGTTACCCACATGGGATGATGTTCCTATTTTAATGCTTAAATACATTTATGAAATAATAAATGTAAAGGGGGAATAA